In the genome of Ancylomarina subtilis, one region contains:
- a CDS encoding endonuclease/exonuclease/phosphatase family protein, translated as MKNLLHKGLVVFSLIFSGALLISYSAAFINPQTLGFPAFFGLAFPYLLFVNLLFVLYWMFRRKWSFLLPLIVILIGYNSIGDFFQLSRGDKSISADLQPLNVLSYNVRSFDRYKWTKDPNTPNNIIKLINSQEPDVVCLQEYRSTPTGFLSLQSLMKELGMPYVHYSNRKNGVAIFSKYKMIKKASLSFGNENLCKAIFADIRVEGKAIRIYNLHLESNRFIGKNYKFMKKGEYQGNEEELDDIKDISLRLSQAFSRRAAQALQIKEHVKQSPHETLVCGDFNDTPNSYTYHQLSKDMKDAFVEQGVGISTTYSGDFPSFRIDYLLYSQGITCTKYDRIRKRYSDHYPICASFVFTPKEN; from the coding sequence TTGAAGAATCTACTGCATAAAGGCCTGGTCGTGTTTAGCCTGATTTTTTCAGGGGCTTTACTGATTTCCTATTCTGCTGCTTTCATCAATCCCCAAACACTTGGATTTCCGGCCTTTTTTGGTCTGGCTTTTCCCTATCTTTTGTTCGTCAATCTTCTGTTTGTTCTGTACTGGATGTTTCGTCGAAAGTGGAGTTTCTTGCTACCCCTTATTGTGATTCTTATTGGTTACAATAGTATTGGTGATTTCTTTCAATTGAGTCGTGGAGATAAGAGCATATCAGCCGATTTACAGCCCTTAAATGTTTTATCTTATAATGTACGCTCGTTTGATCGCTACAAGTGGACAAAAGATCCCAATACACCCAATAACATCATTAAATTGATTAATTCGCAGGAGCCTGATGTGGTTTGTTTGCAGGAATACCGCAGTACCCCAACTGGATTTTTATCTCTTCAGAGTTTAATGAAGGAGTTGGGGATGCCATATGTGCATTACAGTAATAGAAAGAATGGGGTTGCCATTTTTTCAAAATATAAAATGATTAAAAAGGCAAGCCTTTCATTTGGGAACGAAAACTTGTGTAAGGCTATTTTTGCCGATATACGTGTAGAAGGCAAAGCGATTCGAATTTATAACCTGCATCTGGAATCGAATCGATTTATAGGTAAGAATTATAAGTTTATGAAGAAAGGCGAATATCAGGGCAATGAAGAAGAGCTGGATGATATTAAAGATATTTCATTGCGTCTGAGTCAGGCTTTTTCTCGTAGAGCTGCACAGGCACTCCAGATTAAGGAGCATGTTAAACAATCGCCTCACGAAACTCTGGTTTGTGGCGATTTTAATGATACACCCAATTCGTATACCTATCATCAATTGTCAAAGGATATGAAAGATGCTTTTGTGGAACAAGGGGTAGGAATCAGCACAACCTATTCGGGTGATTTCCCGTCATTCCGCATCGATTATCTTCTCTATTCTCAAGGCATCACTTGTACTAAATATGATCGTATTCGCAAGCGTTACTCCGATCATTATCCTATTTGTGCGAGCTTCGTTTTTACTCCCAAAGAGAACTAA
- a CDS encoding TIGR00266 family protein, translated as MRSHEIDYKIYGNDIQLVEIELDPNETVIAEAGAMAYMEEGIQFEAKMGDGSEPEAGLFGKLLSAGSRMITGESLFLTHFTHRGYGKSKVAFSAPYPGTIMPIDLQQAGGTLIVQKDGFLCAALGTKVSIAFNKRLGATFFGGEGFILQKLQGDGMAFVHAGGTVIEKQLNNETLRVDTGCVVAFEEGIDFSIEKAGGLKSMVFGGEGLFLATLRGTGKVYLQSMPIRKLIQAISPMGSNTGKGGRSLLGEFLEG; from the coding sequence ATGCGTTCACACGAAATCGATTATAAAATATATGGTAACGACATTCAATTGGTCGAAATTGAATTGGATCCTAACGAAACCGTAATTGCTGAGGCAGGAGCTATGGCTTATATGGAAGAAGGCATCCAATTTGAAGCCAAGATGGGTGATGGGTCAGAACCAGAAGCAGGTTTGTTTGGCAAATTATTATCTGCTGGTTCCCGTATGATAACCGGGGAATCCCTTTTCTTAACACATTTCACACACAGAGGTTACGGCAAATCTAAAGTTGCATTCTCTGCACCTTATCCTGGTACCATTATGCCTATTGATTTACAACAAGCAGGTGGTACACTAATTGTTCAGAAGGATGGCTTCTTATGTGCTGCTCTTGGAACCAAGGTTAGCATTGCTTTCAATAAAAGACTGGGAGCCACATTCTTTGGAGGTGAAGGATTCATCTTGCAAAAACTACAGGGTGACGGGATGGCCTTTGTTCATGCCGGAGGCACCGTTATCGAAAAACAACTGAATAATGAAACCTTAAGAGTGGATACCGGTTGTGTTGTTGCTTTTGAAGAGGGAATTGATTTCTCAATAGAAAAAGCAGGTGGATTAAAATCGATGGTTTTCGGTGGCGAAGGTTTATTCCTGGCAACACTTCGTGGAACAGGGAAAGTTTACCTGCAATCAATGCCAATCCGAAAACTGATTCAGGCCATTTCACCAATGGGAAGCAATACCGGAAAAGGTGGACGATCATTATTAGGTGAGTTTCTTGAGGGCTAA
- a CDS encoding YceD family protein, translating into MDYLAKYTIPYKGLKDGSHEFEFTADSKFFEHFQFENDFQGDVSVKATLLKKTLVMTLDLEIAGEIQVNCDRCLDCFPYQVEGASTLYIKFGDTHEELDDDVVVVPESENEIKIAQYIYELILLSFPINFIHPDDEDGFSTCNEEMIEKLNEHSEKEETDPRWSELKKLIDNK; encoded by the coding sequence TTGGATTATTTAGCAAAATACACGATTCCTTACAAAGGATTAAAAGACGGCAGTCATGAATTTGAATTCACTGCTGACAGCAAATTCTTTGAGCATTTTCAGTTTGAGAATGATTTTCAGGGTGATGTTTCTGTAAAAGCAACGCTTTTAAAGAAAACCCTTGTTATGACGCTTGACCTTGAGATTGCAGGAGAGATTCAAGTGAATTGTGATCGTTGTTTAGATTGTTTCCCATATCAGGTTGAGGGTGCTTCCACTCTTTACATTAAATTTGGTGACACTCATGAAGAGCTGGATGATGACGTTGTTGTTGTTCCTGAATCAGAAAACGAAATTAAAATTGCTCAATACATTTACGAGTTAATCTTGTTGAGTTTCCCTATCAACTTCATCCATCCGGATGACGAAGATGGTTTCAGCACTTGCAACGAAGAAATGATTGAAAAACTAAACGAACACTCGGAAAAAGAGGAAACGGATCCGAGATGGAGTGAATTAAAAAAATTGATTGATAATAAATAG
- a CDS encoding beta-ketoacyl-ACP synthase III, which produces MTKINAVITGVGAYLPDYILTNQELSTMVDTTDEWIMTRIGIKERRILKGEGLGSSELGAKAVAELLKKTNTSPEEVDLVICATVTPDMQFPATANIISDKLDINNAFSFDLNAGCSGFLFALATGSKYIQSGMYKKVIIVGSEKMSSIVDYTDRQTCPIFGDGAAAVLLEPTTENVGIIDEMLHTQGFGRKHLHQKAGGSCKPASHETVDNREHFIYQEGNHVFKHAVSNMADVSVEMMEKHNMTANDLAWLVPHQANNRIIEATAKRMGLAKEKVMINIEKYGNTTSATIPLCLWEWENQLKKGDNIILSGFGAGFTWGSIFIKWGYDPK; this is translated from the coding sequence ATGACAAAAATAAACGCAGTAATTACGGGAGTTGGGGCTTATCTTCCTGACTATATTCTTACCAATCAAGAACTGAGCACCATGGTTGATACAACCGATGAGTGGATCATGACCCGAATTGGTATTAAAGAAAGAAGAATTCTTAAGGGTGAAGGCCTGGGTTCTTCTGAATTGGGGGCTAAAGCAGTTGCAGAATTGCTTAAGAAAACCAATACTTCTCCTGAAGAGGTTGATTTGGTGATTTGCGCTACCGTAACACCAGATATGCAATTCCCTGCTACAGCAAACATTATTAGCGACAAATTAGACATAAACAATGCTTTCAGTTTCGACTTGAATGCAGGTTGTTCTGGTTTTCTTTTTGCTTTAGCTACAGGTTCTAAATACATCCAATCCGGTATGTATAAGAAAGTGATCATTGTTGGATCTGAAAAGATGTCTTCAATAGTTGATTATACCGATCGTCAGACTTGTCCGATTTTTGGTGACGGTGCAGCTGCGGTTCTTCTTGAACCAACAACTGAGAACGTTGGTATTATTGACGAGATGTTGCATACTCAAGGTTTTGGTCGCAAACACTTGCACCAAAAAGCCGGTGGTTCATGCAAACCAGCTAGTCACGAAACAGTAGATAATCGCGAGCATTTCATCTACCAGGAAGGTAACCACGTATTCAAACACGCGGTATCAAACATGGCGGATGTTTCTGTTGAAATGATGGAAAAACACAACATGACTGCCAACGATTTGGCATGGTTGGTTCCTCATCAGGCAAACAATCGTATTATCGAAGCCACTGCCAAGCGTATGGGCTTAGCTAAGGAGAAAGTGATGATCAATATTGAAAAATATGGCAACACAACTTCAGCAACAATTCCATTGTGTTTATGGGAATGGGAAAACCAACTGAAAAAAGGCGACAACATTATCCTATCAGGATTTGGTGCCGGTTTTACATGGGGTTCAATCTTCATTAAATGGGGATACGATCCTAAATAA
- a CDS encoding sensor histidine kinase — protein sequence MKIFLKKRQWNIGFLLFAGFIVLGSIFYTSRLVKKLAKEEEKKVKLWADALNSLNSDLNQDITLLTEILQQNETTPIILTNEKGEIIEHRNLKLADKKSEKDLKEALKKMKNGGLFFEIKNEHFKQTLYYDDSLLLKQLALYPFIQLGLITFLVLLAYLVFTITKKAEQDQVWVGMSKETAHQLGTPISSLLAWMELLKDSDIDKSLTQEMGKDVERLEVIAERFSKIGSKPILLSHDLKQILEDSIAYLKKRSSNKIEFSVNIDENIKSKPNLNKELFSWVIENTTKNAIDAMSGEGRLSFNLKQLPPHLCLDICDTGKGIPKKQFQTIFKPGYTTKKRGWGLGLSLAKRIIEEYHGGKIYVYRSELGKGSCIRILLPTN from the coding sequence ATGAAAATTTTTCTCAAAAAACGACAATGGAATATCGGGTTTCTGCTTTTTGCAGGCTTCATTGTTTTGGGCTCTATTTTCTACACCAGCCGTTTGGTAAAGAAGCTTGCTAAAGAAGAAGAGAAAAAAGTTAAATTATGGGCAGATGCTCTCAACAGCCTCAATTCTGACCTGAATCAGGACATTACTCTACTCACTGAAATTTTACAGCAAAACGAAACCACCCCTATCATCTTAACCAATGAAAAAGGTGAAATCATTGAACATCGCAATCTTAAGCTTGCCGATAAAAAATCAGAAAAAGATTTAAAGGAGGCATTGAAAAAAATGAAAAATGGGGGGCTGTTTTTCGAAATTAAGAACGAACATTTTAAACAAACCCTGTATTACGATGATTCCCTTCTTTTAAAACAACTTGCTCTCTACCCCTTTATTCAGCTTGGCTTAATCACTTTTCTGGTCCTTTTAGCGTATCTCGTTTTTACCATCACAAAGAAAGCTGAACAAGATCAGGTTTGGGTTGGTATGTCAAAGGAAACGGCTCATCAACTGGGAACACCAATTAGTTCATTGCTGGCATGGATGGAGCTACTAAAGGATTCTGATATTGACAAAAGTTTGACTCAGGAGATGGGCAAAGATGTGGAACGACTTGAAGTCATTGCCGAACGATTTTCAAAAATAGGTTCCAAACCGATTCTTCTTTCTCATGATCTCAAACAAATATTAGAGGATAGCATTGCCTATCTTAAAAAGAGATCATCCAACAAAATTGAATTCTCAGTGAATATTGATGAGAATATTAAAAGCAAACCAAACCTAAATAAGGAACTGTTTTCGTGGGTCATTGAAAACACCACTAAAAATGCGATTGATGCCATGAGTGGTGAAGGGCGTTTGAGTTTTAATCTTAAACAATTGCCTCCCCATTTGTGCTTAGATATATGTGATACGGGGAAAGGTATCCCCAAAAAACAGTTTCAAACCATCTTCAAACCCGGTTATACAACAAAAAAACGTGGCTGGGGCTTAGGGCTTTCACTTGCCAAACGCATTATTGAAGAATATCATGGTGGAAAAATATACGTATATCGTTCTGAACTGGGCAAAGGCAGCTGCATTCGGATACTATTGCCTACAAATTAG
- the mnmH gene encoding tRNA 2-selenouridine(34) synthase MnmH yields MITKLSAQDFLEKGKSIPMIDVRTPAEFEQGHIPGAINIPIFTNDERAQVGTKYKRSSKDAAVLLGLELVGPKLSVFVRRAKKIAVNGEILIHCWRGGMRSGSMAWLFETAGLKPGLLVGGYKAYRHYIRESFSQSTNLVVIGGYTGSGKTEVLHKLSDLGEQVLDLEGVANHKGSAFGALGQADQPTTEQFENDLAKIWSEFDHTKPIWTEDESHSVGSVWINDALFNQMRKAPLLAIIVPKSERIKRLVKEYACFDIDLLKQMVKKIEKRLGGLRVKRAFESLDQEDFATVADITLDYYDKAYGHGLDTRQTQKVYRIEIEKDEPEANAKFLINYLKTI; encoded by the coding sequence ATGATCACTAAATTATCAGCACAAGATTTTCTTGAAAAAGGAAAAAGCATTCCAATGATAGATGTCAGAACACCTGCTGAGTTTGAACAAGGACACATTCCCGGTGCCATAAACATCCCAATTTTCACCAACGATGAGCGCGCTCAGGTTGGAACAAAGTACAAACGCTCAAGCAAAGATGCAGCTGTACTTCTTGGCTTAGAATTGGTTGGACCCAAACTGTCTGTGTTTGTTCGTAGAGCAAAAAAAATTGCCGTGAATGGCGAAATCCTAATCCATTGCTGGCGTGGTGGCATGCGAAGTGGCAGTATGGCCTGGCTTTTCGAAACAGCAGGTCTAAAGCCGGGTTTATTGGTGGGTGGCTACAAAGCCTATCGTCATTACATCAGAGAATCTTTTTCTCAATCGACTAATTTGGTTGTAATTGGTGGCTATACAGGCAGCGGAAAAACGGAAGTTTTGCATAAACTAAGTGATTTGGGTGAACAGGTTCTCGATCTCGAAGGTGTCGCAAATCATAAAGGATCAGCCTTTGGTGCTTTAGGACAAGCTGATCAGCCAACGACTGAACAATTTGAAAATGATTTGGCTAAAATTTGGTCCGAATTTGATCATACTAAACCTATTTGGACTGAAGATGAAAGTCATTCTGTTGGTTCCGTTTGGATCAACGATGCCCTTTTCAACCAAATGAGAAAAGCGCCCCTCTTAGCCATTATCGTCCCTAAATCGGAACGTATAAAACGTCTTGTTAAAGAATACGCCTGTTTTGATATCGATTTATTAAAACAAATGGTTAAGAAAATAGAAAAACGATTGGGCGGATTAAGAGTTAAACGCGCCTTTGAGAGTTTAGACCAGGAAGATTTTGCAACAGTCGCTGACATCACACTTGATTACTACGATAAAGCCTATGGTCACGGTCTTGATACTCGCCAGACTCAAAAGGTGTATCGAATAGAAATTGAAAAGGATGAACCCGAAGCAAACGCGAAATTCCTAATCAACTACTTAAAAACGATATAA
- the rpmF gene encoding 50S ribosomal protein L32 encodes MAHPKHRTSKQRRNKRRTHIKATPATLASCSNCGATAKYHTVCPECGYYRGKLAIEKEVTA; translated from the coding sequence ATGGCACATCCAAAACACAGAACATCGAAGCAGAGAAGAAATAAGAGAAGAACTCATATTAAAGCGACTCCTGCTACTTTAGCATCTTGCTCAAATTGTGGAGCTACTGCTAAATACCACACTGTTTGCCCTGAGTGCGGATACTATAGAGGCAAATTAGCGATTGAAAAAGAAGTTACAGCATAA